From a single Lacerta agilis isolate rLacAgi1 chromosome 3, rLacAgi1.pri, whole genome shotgun sequence genomic region:
- the GFRAL gene encoding GDNF family receptor alpha-like, translating to MNSILLLVLVLHSMHATAFQTSKCQELRERCEAAGNGCESVWALLEEVCCISGNNYTVKDSTNCNKTVKFLVDQFPEFKDCTCTNNNCSTTLLGKQCFRNKGKSKLYSSTDVQLGFLPQTKLQETVHTGMLGTDCAVAKEICRGDGTCFLQYKKFQRMCRTKVANCSLRMVVQQCLAAWKELRRTVLGSCICPEPLHKRCTKIWKHIFNNTCVQYTQEYQASAIQEETYTGFDADHLKIKSQWKTSSLSNYEYKHLRSCFQVKVDCVNDGVCNRQLSRYLQACQANATQCNWNRCQSALRSFYENMPLNIALVLTFCDCIPSDENCHQAKGFLHGTLCGVNMVPAPSCLGVIDTCQRNEICWAKYEAFTSKCLKPFARQCLEDKACFESLDANDLMCSDSDECRAAYVGMWGSVLRGVECTCDTTPLVKQTACKWFHHILHSKSCFTQISGGKADLYSSRIVLPGKILPVTGERSSFYTDTIVIMIYTSCIILVLAIILLTLLKTRACTTVYQAKTVSPAHLSEKLMMPRQL from the exons TGCTGGTACTCCATTCCATGCATGCAACTGCTTTCCAGACCTCCAAATGCCAAGAGCTGAGAGAGAGATGTGAAGCTGCAGGAAATGGATGTGAAAGTGTCTGGGCTTTGCTTGAAGAAGTTTGTTGCATTTCAG GCAACAACTACACAGTAAAAGATTCAACCAACTGTAATAAAACAGTCAAGTTCTTAGTTGACCAGTTCCCAGAATTTAAAGATTGCACCTGCACGAACAATAACTGCAGCACGACGTTGCTTGGCAAGCAATGTTTCAGGAATAAAG GGAAATCGAAGCTTTACTCGAGCACAGATGTCCAGTTAGGATTCCTGCCACAGACAAAATTGCAAGAGACGGTGCACACAGGCATGTTAGGAACCGACTGCGCAGTTGCAAAGGAAATATGCCGAGGAGATGGCACCTGTTTCTTGCAGTACAAGAAATTCCAGAGAATGTGCAGAACCAAAGTAGCAAACTGTAGCCTCCGTATGGTGGTACAGCAATGCCTCGCAGCATGGAAGGAGTTAAGGAGAACAGTCCTGGGGAGCTGCATATGCCCAGAACCACTGCATAAAAGATGTACTAAAATATGGAAGCATATATTTAACAACACATGTGTACAATACACCCAGGAATATCAAGCCTCTGCCATTCAGGAGGAAACCTATACAGGCTTTGATGCAG ATCACCTGAAAATAAAATCACAGTGGAAGACATCGTCTCTTTCAAACTATG AATACAAACACCTGCGCTCCTGCTTCCAAGTCAAAGTGGACTGTGTCAATGACGGAGTCTGTAACAGACAACTATCTCGCTACCTTCAAGCCTGCCAAGCTAATGCAACACAGTGCAACTGGAATCGATGCCAATCCGCTCTGCGGTCCTTCTATGAAAACATGCCTTTGAACATAGCCCTGGTGTTGACATTTTGTGATTGCATACCGTCAGATGAAAACTGCCACCAAGCCAAGGGATTCCTTCATGGCACACTGTGTGGAGTCAATATGGTCCCAGCTCCTTCATGCCTCGGTGTAATTGACACATGCCAAAGAAATGAGATCTGCTG GGCCAAGTATGAAGCATTTACATCTAAGTGTTTAAAACCCTTCGCCCGACAATGCCTTGAAGATAAAGCTTGTTTCGAATCTTTGGATGCAAATGATCTGATGTGTTCTGACAGTGATGAGTGCCGAGCTGCTTATGTCGGAATGTGGGGGTCTGTCCTTCGAGGAGTTGAATGTACCTGTGACACAACGCCACTGGTTAAGCAGACTGCATGCAAGTGGTTCCATCATATCCTCCACAGCAAATCATGCTTCA CTCAGATATCAGGTGGAAAAGCTGACCTTTACTCATCACGTATTGTTctacctggaaaaatacttcctgTAACTGGAGAACGGTCTTCATTTTACA CAGACACAATCGTTATAATGATATACACCTCTTGCATAATCTTGGTGCTGGCGATAATCCTGCTGACTTTGTTAAAGACCAG AGCTTGCACAACTGTGTATCAGGCCAAGACTGTTTCGCCAGCCCATTTATCCGAGAAGCTCATGATGCCTCGACAACTGTAG